Within the Stenotrophomonas maltophilia genome, the region CATCGGGTGGCGAGCCCCCCGTGCGTCGCTGACTGCCTTCATCCGCGGCTCCCCCGCCGATTGAGGCGGACGTCATTGCGTATCTGGCCCATGCGGATGATGTTCGGCAGCAACAGCCAGACGGTGGGCGAGCAGGTGCTGAGCTGGAACCTGGGTGTGACCAGCCGGGCCAGCGAGCGGCTGTCGGTGATGGTCGACTACGTGGGCGAGCGCCGCGACGGCCAGCTGCAGAATGGCGTGCAGCTGGGCCTGGGTTACCGGTTCTGATGCAGGGAGGACGTCCTCGCCCGCCGGGCGGGGGCGTCCACCGGCGGCTCATCCGCCTCTACCGCCCGCACAGGTTGGCGCAGGAGTGTCTTGAGTCGCGAAGGAGCGGTCTTCCGTGGGTCGCTCAGATAGATCTCATGGTGCGGGCCGGCAAACGTGTAGCCCAGCGATGGCATCACCTCCTGGTGCAGCCTCGCGAGTGTCGGGCCTTCATCCTCATAGGGGCCCACGTGCAGCGTTTGCAGGCAGAGACCCTCCTCCAGCCGCTGCAGGCGCAGGCTGGAGGGTGGCGCACCGAGCTTCGCCCTCACCTTCTCCGTTGCTGCAGCGAACCGCGGCGTGTCGACGGCATCCGGGGTGCGGATCATCAGGGTCCAGGTCCATTCGTCCTTGCGGCGGGCGACGAAGCTGCCCGGATCCTCAGCGCTCCACAGCCCCTCCAGCGGCGCAACCACATGGTCCTGTCCCACCGCCTTGAGGGCGAACTTCAACGCATAGCTGACGGAGTAAAGCCAGCGTACGGCCTCGGCGTAGGCGATTGCCGTGTTGGGGTCGCCGCGGCCGTCAATCATCACGAACGGCAGGGAGGGCACTTGGAGCAGGACGAAGTCGCCGGTCGGCGCCCGGTACAGGGTGCGGTCAAGCGTCTTGAAATCGACTTTGCCCATTGGAGCTCTCCAGTAGACGGACAGCATCGCACGCGCGTCAGCATGCCACAGTTCCTGAATGCGTTCATTCGACTTTGCCGAACGAGGGATTCCGGCGTGGCGACACCTGCGGCTGCGATGCTCCGCGCCCCATTGCGCGCACGGTGCGACAACGTGTCGCAGCCAGAATGGGGCCTTTCCTGCGGAGGATCATTGTCAATGCCTTTCTTAAATGGTGGGTGACGGCCTAAAATTGCAAGGCTGACTCGACCCCACCTCCCTGCCTGTCTCCGGACGGGTGGGACCGGCTTTGGCCGGAGCGGGCAGGACGGGGAACGGCATTCCCTCGCAATTGGATCGACCGATGATTCCGTTGAAAACCCTTGGGCGCTGGTTGCGCCCGGGCCTGCTGCTCGCAGTGCTGGTGATGCTCACCGGCTGCGATGCCGTGGCCATCCTCAGTCCGAAGGGCCAGATCGGCCAGGATGAGAAGACCCTGCTGATCACGGCCACCGTGCTCATGCTGCTGGTCGTCATCCCGGTCATCATCATGACCCTGACCTTCGCGTGGAAGTACCGCGCTTCCAACACCAAGGCCCGTTACGAGCCGAAGTGGTCGCACTCGACGGCGATCGAGGTGGTGGTGTGGTCGATCCCCTGCATGATCGTCCTGGTGCTGGCCGTGCTGACCTGGCGCTCCTCGCACGCGCTGGATCCGTACAAGCCGCTGGAATCGGACGTCAAGCCGGTCACCATCGAGGCGATCTCGCTGGACTGGAAGTGGCTGTTCATCTATCCGGAAGAGAAGATCGCGGTCGTCAACGAGATCAAGTTCCCGGTCAACACTCCGCTGAACTTCAAGATCACCTCCGACACGGTGATGAATGCCTTCTTCATCCCGCACCTGGGCAGCATGATCTATTCGATGGCGGCGATGGAGACCAAGCTCCACCTGATCGCCAACGAAACCGGTGAATTCCCGGGCATGTCCTCGCACTACAGCGGTGCGGGCTTCGCCAAGATGCACTTCACTGCCTATTCGGTCACCGATGCCGAGTACCGCCAGTGGCTGGACCAGGTCCGCGCCGGTGAGCAGACGCTGGACAAGGCCTCGTTCAAGGCCCTGGGTGAAGCGCGCAATGCCGAGTGGTATCCGGTGACCTACTACGGCCGGTCCGAGGAGGGCCTGTTCGACTGGGTCATCGCCAAGCACATGGGCGACAACAAGCACTACGGCATGAAGCACGCCCATGCGGGCGCCGCTGCCGCCGATGCTGCCAGCCATGAAGGGCACGAAGGCCACGCCCCGAGCGAAGAGCACAAGTCCAAGGAGTCCGGGGAAAACCTGGATGCCACTGAACACGAGCACGCCGGCCACGCCGGTCATGCGGGCTCGGGAGAATGAACATGCTGGGAAAACTCTCTCTTGAGTCGATCCCCCACGATCCGATCGTGCTGACCACACTGGTCGGTGCGGTGCTGGGTGGCCTGGGCGTCGTCGCCCTGATCACCAAGTTCAAGCTGTGGGGCTATCTGTGGAAGGAGTGGTTCACCTCGGTGGATCACAAGAAGATCGGCGTGATGTACCTCATCGTCGCCTTCGTCATGCTGCTGCGCGGTTTCTCCGACGCGATCATGATGCGCACCCAGCAGGCCATCGCCGTCGGTGGCTCCGAGGGTTACCTGCCGCCGCACCACTACGACCAGATCTTCACCGCCCACGGCGTGATCATGATCTTCTTCGTGGCGATGCCGTTGATCACCGGCCTGATGAATCTGGCCGTGCCGCTGCAGATCGGTGCGCGCGACGTCGCGTTCCCGTTCGTCAACTCGCTCAGCTTCTGGCTGTTCGTCGCCGGTGCGGTGCTGATCATGCTGTCGCTGTGGATCGGTGAGTTCGCCGCCACCGGCTGGCTGGCATT harbors:
- a CDS encoding GyrI-like domain-containing protein: MGKVDFKTLDRTLYRAPTGDFVLLQVPSLPFVMIDGRGDPNTAIAYAEAVRWLYSVSYALKFALKAVGQDHVVAPLEGLWSAEDPGSFVARRKDEWTWTLMIRTPDAVDTPRFAAATEKVRAKLGAPPSSLRLQRLEEGLCLQTLHVGPYEDEGPTLARLHQEVMPSLGYTFAGPHHEIYLSDPRKTAPSRLKTLLRQPVRAVEADEPPVDAPARRARTSSLHQNR
- the cyoA gene encoding ubiquinol oxidase subunit II translates to MIPLKTLGRWLRPGLLLAVLVMLTGCDAVAILSPKGQIGQDEKTLLITATVLMLLVVIPVIIMTLTFAWKYRASNTKARYEPKWSHSTAIEVVVWSIPCMIVLVLAVLTWRSSHALDPYKPLESDVKPVTIEAISLDWKWLFIYPEEKIAVVNEIKFPVNTPLNFKITSDTVMNAFFIPHLGSMIYSMAAMETKLHLIANETGEFPGMSSHYSGAGFAKMHFTAYSVTDAEYRQWLDQVRAGEQTLDKASFKALGEARNAEWYPVTYYGRSEEGLFDWVIAKHMGDNKHYGMKHAHAGAAAADAASHEGHEGHAPSEEHKSKESGENLDATEHEHAGHAGHAGSGE